In Vulpes lagopus strain Blue_001 chromosome 1, ASM1834538v1, whole genome shotgun sequence, a genomic segment contains:
- the RFPL4B gene encoding ret finger protein-like 4B, with translation MAHSLQEEVTCPICLEIFYCPILLSCDHIFCFHCMQKWVLEHRDLKSACPMCRGMTENPALEEWQIGALALLVRQHSSVLERALHLSKELLRFREDVTLEASSANPFLVLSDDLRKVQCGRMCRNPVEDPQRFTHVACVLGAPRFSSGCHYWEVQVGEAKEWALGICKESVNRKRKRGFSPKHGFWFISLKAGAICTSSVPEARVPASPRLSHVGIFLDVEMEELKFFDVGDNALIYTHHHVSCLEPLRPFFCPELPGEGDFGASLKICS, from the coding sequence ATGGCCCACAGTCTGCAAGAGGAAGTGACCTGTCCTATTTGTCTGGAGATTTTCTACTGTCCCATTTTACTGTCCTGTGACCACATTTTCTGCTTCCATTGCATGCAAAAGTGGGTGCTAGAACACAGGGACCTGAAATCGGCCTGCCCCATGTGCCGGGGGATGACTGAGAACCCCGCTTTGGAAGAATGGCAGATTGGGGCGCTAGCCCTGCTGGTGAGGCAGCACAGCAGTGTCCTGGAGAGAGCCCTGCACTTGAGCAAGGAGCTCCTGAGGTTCCGGGAGGACGTGACCCTGGAGGCAAGCAGCGCCAACCCCTTTCTTGTCCTCTCGGATGACCTGAGGAAAGTTCAGTGTGGGAGGATGTGCCGCAACCCAGTGGAAGATCCCCAGAGGTTCACCCACGTGGCCTGTGTCCTGGGCGCCCCCCGCTTCTCCTCTGGCTGCCATTACTGGGAGGTCCAGGTGGGAGAGGCCAAGGAGTGGGCTCTGGGCATCTGCAAGGAGTCCGTCAACAGAAAGAGGAAGCGCGGCTTCTCGCCCAAGCACGGCTTCTGGTTCATCAGCCTGAAGGCCGGAGCAATCTGTACCAGCTCCGTCCCAGAAGCCAGAGTTCCCGCGAGCCCTCGGCTTAGCCACGTAGGGATATTTTTAGACGTCGAGATGGAAGAACTCAAGTTCTTTGACGTTGGTGACAACGCCCTCATCTACACACACCATCACGTCTCGTGCTTGGAGCCTTTGCGTCCGTTCTTCTGTCCTGAGCTGCCCGGAGAAGGTGACTTTGGGGCCTCCCTGAAAATCTGCTCATGA